A genome region from Paradevosia shaoguanensis includes the following:
- a CDS encoding ABC transporter ATP-binding protein produces the protein MSKPLLTISNLSAVSRRDSKPILRDVSLSLDNGRIQGLVGESGAGKSTISKAILGILASSVTVTEGSVQLDGHDLINMPEREKRRFVGSQIALIPQDPLTALNPGRKIGDQLTDGLKMWKGLSGKAAAARGLELLDQVAIRDPKRVMESFPHQLSGGMRQRVLIASAFALQPRLLIADEPTTALDVTVQKQELKLLKTMQAEHGTAVLFVTHDLGVVAQLCDEVTLLFQGKVMEQGVAEQIFSTPRHAYTRALIAASPRYDNPSAGLHPIDDAVIAACRAEIASFDNQGARHG, from the coding sequence ATGAGCAAGCCGCTTCTGACGATTTCCAACCTCTCGGCCGTCTCGCGCCGAGACAGCAAGCCGATCCTGCGCGACGTGTCGCTCAGCCTCGACAATGGCCGTATCCAGGGTCTGGTGGGCGAGAGCGGGGCGGGCAAGTCGACCATCTCCAAGGCGATCCTGGGCATTCTGGCATCGAGCGTCACCGTCACGGAAGGCAGCGTGCAGCTCGATGGGCATGATCTCATCAACATGCCCGAGCGCGAAAAGCGCCGGTTCGTGGGCTCGCAGATCGCGCTCATTCCGCAGGACCCGCTGACCGCGCTCAATCCGGGCCGCAAGATCGGCGACCAGCTCACCGACGGCCTCAAGATGTGGAAAGGGCTGAGCGGCAAGGCCGCCGCGGCCCGTGGGCTCGAACTCCTCGACCAGGTCGCCATCCGCGACCCCAAACGCGTCATGGAGAGCTTTCCGCACCAGCTTTCGGGGGGCATGCGCCAGCGCGTGCTGATCGCCTCGGCCTTTGCGCTGCAGCCGCGCCTGCTGATCGCGGACGAGCCGACCACGGCGCTCGACGTGACGGTGCAGAAGCAGGAGCTCAAGCTCTTGAAGACCATGCAGGCCGAACACGGTACGGCGGTGCTGTTCGTGACGCACGACCTCGGCGTCGTCGCCCAGCTTTGCGACGAGGTGACGTTGCTGTTCCAGGGCAAGGTGATGGAGCAGGGCGTGGCCGAGCAGATTTTTTCGACGCCGCGCCACGCCTATACGCGGGCGCTCATCGCGGCCAGCCCGCGCTATGACAATCCGTCGGCGGGACTGCACCCGATCGACGATGCGGTGATCGCGGCCTGCCGCGCCGAAATCGCCAGTTTCGACAACCAGGGGGCTCGCCATGGCTGA
- a CDS encoding ABC transporter permease has product MTNTAASAIPTKRAFGPTLRALLRDPKVIIGGGFILVLIVLAVFAPWIAPHDPLEQDLMLGLYPPAWMQGAEPGYWLGTDDLGRDVLSRFIFGTRIALTVAFASAIIAAVVGTLVGLLAGYFGGWVDAVVSRLIEIWMAFPAVLLSILIVAILGSGVHSVIFAIAIIDWTRFARVVRAETQAQRNADYVTAGRVLGFNDFRILAGEILPNVLWTVLGLFTLELGLAVVIEAILSFVGLSVSSDTPTWGGMIAQGRTIIYQAWWVFALPLVGLFATVLAFNQLGEGLRRTLDPVMQR; this is encoded by the coding sequence ATGACCAATACGGCCGCATCGGCCATTCCCACCAAACGCGCTTTCGGGCCAACCTTGCGCGCGCTGCTGCGCGACCCGAAGGTCATCATCGGCGGCGGCTTCATCCTGGTGCTGATCGTTCTGGCAGTCTTCGCGCCCTGGATCGCGCCGCATGATCCGTTGGAGCAGGACCTGATGCTCGGGCTCTATCCGCCGGCCTGGATGCAGGGCGCGGAGCCGGGCTATTGGCTGGGCACCGACGATCTCGGCCGCGACGTGCTTTCGCGCTTCATCTTCGGGACGCGGATCGCGCTGACCGTCGCCTTCGCCTCGGCCATCATCGCGGCGGTTGTCGGCACGCTTGTCGGTCTCCTCGCCGGCTATTTCGGCGGCTGGGTGGATGCAGTGGTCTCGCGCCTCATCGAAATCTGGATGGCGTTCCCCGCCGTGCTGCTCTCGATCCTCATCGTCGCCATTCTCGGCTCAGGCGTGCATTCGGTGATCTTTGCCATCGCCATCATCGACTGGACGCGCTTTGCCCGCGTGGTGCGCGCCGAGACGCAGGCGCAGCGCAATGCCGACTACGTGACGGCGGGCCGGGTGCTGGGTTTCAACGACTTCCGTATCTTGGCGGGCGAAATCCTGCCCAACGTGCTGTGGACCGTGCTCGGGCTTTTCACGCTCGAACTCGGTCTGGCCGTGGTGATCGAGGCTATTCTTTCTTTCGTTGGCCTTTCGGTATCGTCCGATACGCCGACCTGGGGCGGCATGATCGCGCAGGGGCGTACCATCATTTACCAGGCCTGGTGGGTGTTCGCGCTGCCGCTGGTCGGGCTCTTCGCCACCGTCCTTGCCTTCAACCAGCTCGGCGAGGGACTGCGCCGCACGCTCGACCCGGTGATGCAGCGATGA
- a CDS encoding ABC transporter permease, whose translation MISAILKRVAMGAITLLGVAIVVFVLLRVAPGNPIAMMIGPGASETDILALKAKYGLDQSLPMQFWIWLTNFLQGDFGTSISRQVSVISLLAERLPATLELAVAALIIAVLLGGVMAVASTLLRKSWGASALDGANSLLLTVPEFVWALAFVLLLGVAFPILPLSGRNDPAAGTVFVTNFYLIEAILTGRWGVVWDVFSHMLMPVFALALPLAAIIARVLKEALGEAMMQDYVVLARVKGMSERRLVLGEALRNAVGPTLALTGVQFTFLIGGTVIIEKIFSYPGLGNMAIDAVINRDFPLIQGLILMFGVLFILINLAVDLLVVALNPRLSRG comes from the coding sequence ATGATCTCGGCCATTCTCAAGCGCGTCGCAATGGGGGCGATTACCCTCCTTGGCGTAGCAATAGTAGTTTTCGTCCTGCTGCGGGTCGCCCCCGGCAACCCGATCGCCATGATGATCGGACCGGGCGCCAGCGAAACCGACATCCTGGCCCTCAAGGCCAAATACGGGCTCGACCAGTCGCTGCCCATGCAGTTCTGGATCTGGCTTACCAATTTCCTGCAGGGCGATTTCGGCACTTCCATCTCGCGGCAGGTCAGCGTGATTTCGCTCCTGGCCGAGCGCCTGCCGGCGACGCTGGAACTGGCGGTGGCGGCGCTGATCATCGCGGTGCTGCTGGGCGGCGTGATGGCCGTGGCCTCGACGCTATTGCGCAAGAGCTGGGGCGCCTCGGCGCTCGACGGCGCCAACAGTCTATTGCTGACGGTGCCCGAATTCGTCTGGGCCCTGGCCTTCGTGCTGCTGCTCGGCGTCGCCTTCCCGATCCTGCCGCTTTCGGGCCGGAACGACCCGGCGGCAGGGACGGTGTTCGTCACCAATTTCTATCTCATCGAGGCAATTCTCACCGGGCGCTGGGGCGTGGTGTGGGACGTGTTCTCGCACATGCTGATGCCGGTTTTCGCCCTCGCTTTGCCGCTGGCGGCGATCATCGCGCGCGTGCTCAAGGAAGCGCTCGGCGAAGCCATGATGCAGGACTATGTGGTGCTGGCCCGGGTCAAGGGCATGAGCGAACGCCGGCTGGTGCTGGGCGAAGCGTTGCGAAATGCGGTCGGCCCGACGCTGGCGCTGACCGGCGTGCAGTTCACCTTCCTCATCGGCGGCACCGTCATCATCGAGAAGATCTTCTCCTATCCGGGCCTCGGCAACATGGCCATCGACGCCGTGATCAACCGCGATTTTCCGCTGATCCAGGGCCTGATCCTGATGTTCGGCGTGCTGTTCATTCTCATCAATCTGGCGGTGGACCTGCTGGTCGTCGCCCTTAATCCGAGGCTCAGCCGTGGCTGA